The nucleotide sequence ATGCCCTTGCTCACGTTCGATACGCGCCAAGAGCGCCTGCACCTGGGCATCGTCGCCATGGTCACAGAGCACCGCGATCCCCTGCCCACCCGCATCGGTCACCGCTTGCGCGCTGTCGAATACCGTGCCATGCAAAATCTCACCGCGAAACCGACTGTCGCCCTCGCGCGCACTGCGCCCGGTGACGTACACCGTCATCCCGGCAGCGCCCAATGCCTCGGCTACGCCGCGCCCGACACCACGACTGGCGCCGGTAACCAGGGCCACGCCCTGCGATTTGCCTGTTTGCATCAGCATTTCCTTTTCTGCTTGGACTCGGGATATCGGTCGGTGCCAGAACGCAGCAGCACCTGTCTTTGACCAGCGGTGGAAAATGCTTCGCAGTTTTCCACCCTACGCCAACGTTCAGGCTTTGTAGGGTGGATAACGCTGTGCTTATCCACCATCACACCGGAGAGATTTGGAGCAGGCTCTCAGCTGCCGTAAACCTTCTGCGCCGGCACTTCGGCGGCGAGCAGGGCCTGCATGGCCTCGCCCACTTCCGCCGGCAGCCAGCGCGCGCCCTTGTCAATGCCTGCGGTGCTGCGCCAGCCGTCGGCGATGGAGATTCTCCCGCCCTCGGACTCGAACACCCGGCCGGTCACCCGCGCGGCATCGGCCGAGGCCAGCCAGGCCAACAGGGACGACACGTTCTCCGGCGCCCAGTAGTCGAAACTACCGTCTTCCGGCCTGGCCATGCGCGTGGCCATGGCTTCCACCGCAGTGGTCATGCCGGTGCGCGCGGCCGGAGCCACGGCGTTGGCGGTGATGCCGTAGCGCACCAGTTCAGCGGCCTGGTTCAGGGTCAGCGCAGCGATGCCGGCCTTGGCGGCGGCGTAGTTGGACTGGCCGATGGAGCCCTGCAGACCGGCGCCAGAGGTGGTGTTGATGATTCGCGCATCAACCTTGTGGCCGGCCTTGGACTGCTCGCGCCAGTGCTGCACGGCGTGGGAGCTGATGCAGAAATGCCCCTTCAGGTGCACCGCCATGATGGCGTCCCAGTCGGCCTCGGTCATGGAGGCGAACATGCGGTCGCGGTTGATCCCGGCGTTGTTCAGCACCACGTGCAGATCGCCCCAGGTCTCGATGGCCTGGCGCACCGCATTGGCGCTGTCGGCGTAGTTGGTGATATCGGAATGGTTGGCCGCCGCGCGGCCGCCGGCCGCGACGATCTCGTCCACCACCGCTTGGGCGGCGGCTTGGTTGATGTCGTTGACCAGCACGCAGGCGCCTTCAGCGGCGAACACGCGGGCATGGGCGGCACCCAGGCCGCCACCGGCGCCGGTGATGATGACGACGCGGTCGTTGAGGATTCCCATGGTCTGTTCCTTCTGTAAGTCAGGCAGGACGCGCTCGCGTCCTACAGGCGTTCGATAATGCTGACGTTGGCCTGGCCACCGCCTTCGCACATGGTCTGCAGGCCATAACGGCCGCCGGTGCGTTCCAGTTCGTGCAGCAGCGTGGTCATCAGCCGCGCGCCGGTGGCGCCCAGCGGGTGGCCGAGGGCGATGGCGCCGCCGTTGACGTTGGTCTTGGCCGGGTCGTAATCCAGTTCCTTGGCCCAGGCCATGACCACCGAAGCGAAGGCCTCGTTGATCTCCACCAGGTCGATGTCGTTCATGTGCATGCCGGCTTTCTTCAGCGCCGCGCGGGTGGCCGCGATCGGGGCGGTGAGGTGCCAGATCGGGTCGTCGCCGAGCACCGAGAGGTGGTGGATGCGCGCCCGCGGGGTCAGGTTGTAGCGCTTGAGCGCCGCTTCCGAGACCACCAGCAGGGCCGCCGAGGCATCGCAGGTCTGGCTCGACACCGCCGCGGTGATCGACGGGTACTCGCTGCCCACCGGCTCCAGGCTGGCCATTTTCTCCAGGCTGCTGACCCGTGGGGTTTCATCGAAGTCGAGGCCTTCGCAGGCGACGATCTCACGGGCGAAGCGCCCGCCCTCGGCAGCTGCCAGCGCGCGGCGATGGCTTTCCAGAGAGAACACTTCCATCTGCTCGCGGCTGAGCTGCCAGTGATCGGCGATGCGCTGGGCCGCGTAGAACTGGTTGACCGGCTGGTTACCGAAGCGTGCCTGCCAGCCCTTGCTGCCGGAGAATGGATCGGTGAAGCCCAGCGGCTGGCCGGCGAGCATCGCCGAGGAAATCGGGATCTGCGTCATGGTCTGCACGCCGCCGACCGCCACCACGTCCTGCATGCCGCTCA is from Pseudomonas sp. LS44 and encodes:
- a CDS encoding SDR family oxidoreductase, which codes for MGILNDRVVIITGAGGGLGAAHARVFAAEGACVLVNDINQAAAQAVVDEIVAAGGRAAANHSDITNYADSANAVRQAIETWGDLHVVLNNAGINRDRMFASMTEADWDAIMAVHLKGHFCISSHAVQHWREQSKAGHKVDARIINTTSGAGLQGSIGQSNYAAAKAGIAALTLNQAAELVRYGITANAVAPAARTGMTTAVEAMATRMARPEDGSFDYWAPENVSSLLAWLASADAARVTGRVFESEGGRISIADGWRSTAGIDKGARWLPAEVGEAMQALLAAEVPAQKVYGS
- a CDS encoding acetyl-CoA C-acetyltransferase, translated to MPQAYIVDALRSPTGKRKGALAHVHAIDLGAHVLKALVERNGIPGEDYDDVIFGCVDTIGSQAGDIARTSWLAAGLPLNVPGTTVDRQCGSSQQAVHFAAQAVMSGMQDVVAVGGVQTMTQIPISSAMLAGQPLGFTDPFSGSKGWQARFGNQPVNQFYAAQRIADHWQLSREQMEVFSLESHRRALAAAEGGRFAREIVACEGLDFDETPRVSSLEKMASLEPVGSEYPSITAAVSSQTCDASAALLVVSEAALKRYNLTPRARIHHLSVLGDDPIWHLTAPIAATRAALKKAGMHMNDIDLVEINEAFASVVMAWAKELDYDPAKTNVNGGAIALGHPLGATGARLMTTLLHELERTGGRYGLQTMCEGGGQANVSIIERL